A single region of the Vicia villosa cultivar HV-30 ecotype Madison, WI linkage group LG4, Vvil1.0, whole genome shotgun sequence genome encodes:
- the LOC131597943 gene encoding uncharacterized protein LOC131597943 translates to MLIRVVDMWVVIEKNGQQHLEMVIQDGKGDKIHVTTRNRDFQDWIEVVKEHETFYLYNGEPVKNDGPFKVCFNPLKLIFNGGTTMTKADIPEVPTHKYNFHPIEHFLKGNYKHDMLYDVIGVLQDVLKTQMGGGGRKSCVNITLRDVEGNIIELTLWGDYGKQLINYTTPNNFSGPTIIILTHAWCKQNTVSGLPSMSNAWNDSRLYINLEHPQADEFKASFGATVLSNIPAPSQSLIADSSIQSANNFWTSLGEVKSIRAISEAGKDCFATTIGTTTGFNVSKFGWYFESTGNADPEPVTKFKFEVDVEYDGHKGIFVFWDKDYSLY, encoded by the exons ATGCTTATCCGGGTTGTTGATATGTGGGTTGTTATTGAGAAAAATGGACAACAACACCTTGAAATGGTTATTCAAGATGGAAAG GGTGATAAGATTCATGTGACCACTCGGAACCGAGACTTCCAAGATTGGATTGAAGTTGTCAAAGAGCATGAGACATTTTATCTTTATAATGGAGAGCCGGTTAAGAACGATGggcctttcaaagtttgttttaaTCCACTCAAGCTCATCTTCAATGGAGGTACCACCATGACAAAAGCGGATATACCTGAAGTACCAACTCACAAATACAATTTTCACCCTATTGAGCACTTTCTCAAAGGAAACTACAAGCATGATATGTTGTATG ATGTTATCGGGGTATTGCAAGATGTTTTAAAGACCCAGATGGGAGGTGGTGGTAGGAAGTCTTGCGTCAATATCACATTACGTGATGTCGAAGGCAATATTATCGAGCTGACGTTATGGGGTGATTACGGGAAGCAGTTAATCAACTACACTACCCCTAACAACTTTTCTGGTCCTACTATTATAATCTTGACACATGCTTGGTGCAAACAAAATACAG TCTCTGGTTTACCATCGATGTCCAACGCATGGAACGACTCTAGACTTTACATTAATTTGGAGCATCCACAAGCTGATGAATTTAAAGCTAG TTTTGGAGCAACTGTGTTATCCAACATACCTGCCCCTTCTCAATCATTAATTGCTGATTCATCCATTCAATCTGCTAACAATTTCTGGACTAGCTTGGGTGAGGTCAAGAGTATTCGTGCAATCTCTGAAGCCGGAAAG GATTGTTTTGCAACCACTATTGGGACTACCACAGGTTTTAATGTCTCCAAGTTTGGATGGTATTTTGAATCAACTGGAAATGCGGATCCTGAACCCGTTACCAA ATTCAAATTTGAAGTTGATGTAGAGTATGATGGACATAAGGGAATCTTTGTTTTTTGGGATAAGGATTATTCCTTATACTAA